GCTTCACCTTTCACCATATCCAGATCATTGACAATTACAGTGGCTCCTTCTTGAGCAAAAAGTAGCGCGCTCCCTTTTCCGATGCCGGAAGCGGAACCCGTAATAAGCGCGATTTTTCCTGCGAGTCTCATTCTGACTCCTCCTATCCAATATTGTTCTAAAACAATCGCTGTCCAGGGAATAATCCAATCACTTTTTTCATCTCTTCATCGGATAATCCTCTTCCATCGCAATAGCCGGTGTTTAAATCCAGCGACTTGACCGAAGTCGTTCCGACTAATGTAATTGCGATATCCGGGCATGTCAGACTGAATCGAAGCGCGGGCTCAACAAGTCCATTCAGTTCACTTTTGCGTAAAAAATCCAACTGCGCCATTCTTCGTTCCGCCTCTTCAAGCATCACCTTATTATTCCTTAAAAAAGGCGCCGGACGGTCAGCTAAAATTCCCATCGCAAGCGGACTGCCATGAATGACGCCGATATTTTTTTCCTTCGCAAGGGGTAATAGCTCGTCTTTTGCCGTATAGTCTACTAATGTATATTTGGCATACGTCTGGATGGTATCGACCAGATCTTCGCGCAGGAATGGCATCAACAGCTCAAGATCTCCTGCATTTACACCAATCGCTCTTACTTTCCCTTGCTCTTGCAGCTTGCGGAAAGCAGGCAGTGTTTCATTTACGGCCTGTTCATAAGTCGTCTGCTCCAATTCATGCAGTTGGATTAAATCAATATAATCCGTTTGTAGTCTGCGTAAGCTCTCTTCAACAGACTTGATTGTATTGTCATACGAATAAGGGTCCCCACGCATGATCGCCTTGGAGGCAAGAATGACATCCCCGCGTTTACCTTTCAGGGCTTTCCCTATTCTCCGCTCGCTTTCCCCACGTCCATACAAAGGGGCAGTATCAATAAAGTTAATGCCAAAATCCAAAGCACTATCGATCACATGAGTAACGGTTTCATCCGTTGTCTCGCCGAAATCGCCGCCAAGCGGTGCGCCGCCCAAACCGATTTTGGATACTCGAAAACCTGTTTTTCCCAATATGGCATATTCCACGCTGCTCCGACTCCTTTATTGTAAATTTGGTGCAAGATGATTCCCTTTGTGGATTTCGAACTTGAATGTCATCTCCATGATTCTTTCGGGGTGATTGCAGTGAAGGATCATCCGGTAGAATTTCTTTCCCTTTTCCGTGTCGGAATCCAGTGTTACATCCTCCACTTCCACACGCCAGTCGTTCTCTTCATAGAAGAACGTCACGCTGTTCAACAAGAATTGACCTGGAGCAGTTTTTACCGGTTCGGTACTGCTGATAAACACCTCCTGGAAGGAATTGGGCTTGGCCAAAAATGAAACCTGATCCCGGATCAGAAGTTGAGGCGATTCATTCTCTGCGCGTTTCCATGCAAAATGTCGTGTAAGACTTTCCAAAGAAGGACAGTCATAGGCTTGAGTCAAATCAAGGGAAAACGTCATCTCTTTTTCCGTCTGATGATGTTCGACCAATTCGGCGTAATACCGTTTTCCGAAGCCCTGTCTGCATCCGTCCACAATAGGCACTGAGTGTCCGTGCGAGCCGGCGTTCAATTGATTGTAGCGATATTCTGGCTGGAAATACTGTCTGGTATAGATACCCAGCCCCATATCCGCAAGCACGCTTTGACCGTCAACATGCAGGATGAAGTGTCCTAAATCATTATGATTATGAGGTTCTTCGTTATAGCCGCCCTTTGCTGCAAAAGCAACAAAATGTCCCTCCGTATCGATGACCTTTGAAATGGCCCACTGATTTCCTTCGAAAATCCGCTCTTCTATCGACCCCGATTTGTGCCGTTCCGCTTCCCGGGACTCTGTCTGTTCAGGCGACCACAGCAAAAGTCTTGAGGTCTCAATCCAGCTGTTGGATGTCGGCTGCAGCAAGCTCGATAATTCTGGCATTTGAAGAGATGGTGCGTAGCTTTGCAATCGGTGAATCAATCCCGGATTCCATTTCACCTGTTCAGGAGAGTCGGAGAAATTGACCACTTTGCCGTCACCCAGCATACAAAATTGCGGAAAGAGTGAAATCTGCTCGATTTTGGAATCTGCTAAAAGGGAAATCCGTCCTTGGGTTCGCTCTTTTAACAATTCCGAAAAAAAGACAAAATGAGAGAAACCGTACTGCCAGTATGCCGGTCCTTCAGGAGTAGCTCCTTGTTCATCAAAGCCCGACAGGTAACCGCGCAGAACATTAATCACCCTCCACAGCATGCCGCTTAGCTTTTCACTGTCCTGTTCCATATAAATCGCCGCCGCTCCAATGGAAGAGGCGCAAACGGCAGGCCAATTGTTCGTTTTGAGTTCCCAGTTCTGAGGAACCGGGTCATGAAAGTAAACTTGAAATAGTCGTCGTTCGATTTCGGCCTTGACCCGTTCCACCACCCAAGGATGCAATCGGCTCCCCATGAAATGGATGATTTCAGCAAGCGTAAACCCGATATGCGCCGATGCCAAATCCACCGTTTCGCGCGGCATGTTCGGCTGGTCCCAAATTCGATGCGGATATTGGTTAATGTAAAGTCCCACATGCGCAGGTAGTACCCAGGTAAATTCATTGCAAATGCTCCAAAGTGCGTTTTCCAGTCCCGCGACCCATTCCGGATTTTGCTTGTCTGCCATGACCAGCAAGCTGAACGTATGAACGCCTGCGATTAAATGATCCCGCTTATTCTGATAGAAAGAGCGGTCACCGGTGGTGCCGAATAAAATAAACTCCGAGAATTGCGGCGGAAGCGGCTGCTCTTTGATCCGTTCTTCTCCGCCCTTCTTCAGTTGCTCCCAAAAAGCTGAATATTTGGGATCTTCGCTAATTCTCCGCCAATGTTCAGAAGAGCCCGCTTCCTCATACAGCTTATTTGTTGAATGAGACGTCTCTTCCAAGGCCTGCTTTAACTGCTTTAATGTTAATTGATTTATCAATCCTGTCACCTCTGCTGTTGAAGACCTAATGAACTAAAAACAAGTGGATATCCATATAAACAGATACGTACAGCGACTCATGCTACGATCGTCGCTGTACGCATACATATCAATCAATTTACGATTACTTTGTTTGCTTCCAGGCCTTAATCTGCTTCGCCAGTTCATCCATAACCTTATCGGTGCCAGCTTGCTTCAGTTTATCTTGGAATTCTTTCAACTTTTCGTTCGGATCCCATGTACCGGTTTCCAATGCAGGTAGATACTGATCGATTACTGTCGCCAGGTTTGCGATTTCAGCCATAACAGGTGTGCTGTCAAACTTAAAGCCCATTAATGGAGATTTCGTCGCGGATTCATTCGCCTTTTTGGTCTCCTCTAAGACAGCAGGATCGACGCCTTCAACTAAGTAGCCATTGAATGTATTACCGAATACCCATCCTGCATTTGGCGCGTAACCCGCATCTTTGTTTACTTGAATCACGTTGTCGGACACTTTGGTGTAATGTTTTCCTTCCACGCCAAAGCTGATGGTGTTATAAAGTTCTTTATCTGTGTTCAACAGGTTAATAAACATCATCGCACGCTCAGGATTTTTGGAGTTCTTGTTGATGGCTTGCATGGTAGTAATGACTGTACCTGTGGATGCATAAGGCTCTGTCAATGGAACATAGATGACATCATTTCCACCATTAGCAGCTTTGGCTTCGACTTCTCCGCCGGGTTTAAGAACGTTATGAAACTGTACTGCAGCATTGCCTGTTTGGATAATATCGTTTTTGTTTTTCAAAGTAGCCGCATTTTCATTGACGTAGCCCTTTGTATACCAATTTCTCATCGTATCCAGATAATGCTTATACTGTTCGGTCTCAAACAGATTAATCGGAGTTTCGGGATTCTTCAGATCTACGCCGATTATGTTATTTGCCGTAATCGCTTCCATACCGAGAGATTGGGGCATGATATTGAATCTTCCATACTTGTCATTCAGAAATGGTACAATCTCCGCTGATTCGCCTTCTTTAATTAGCTTCAGGAACGGCTCGATGTCTTCAAACTTCTTGATGGAGTTCACATCTAGATTATATTTGTCCGCGAAACGCTTTTGAATAATGAAGCCTTCTCTTTTTGTTACCGTCTGATAGTTAGGAACGCCATAAACTTTACCTTGAATTTTGGCTGCATCCCACACGAATTCCGGCATCGATTCCAATAAACCTGGCGCGTTGCTATTCAGCAAATCATCGAGTTCAAGGAATGCGCCTTTCGATTGATTTTGCAAATAATCCCAGTTCCAGTTCGCCGTCCATGCAATGTCGTAACTCTCACCGGATGCGACGACCGTATTCATTTTTTGATTGTAATCAGCAAAGGTATGCGCTTTCAGTTTTACGGTTGCGTTGATTTTTTCCTTGGTAATTTTGTTTACGGCTTCCTGCACGGTATCCAGATCTTGCGGAATGGCACTCAGCGGAAAATTCCAAACGAGTTCCACCATCGGAAGTTCTTCTTTCTGTTGTCCTTCCCCAGCTGTCTTTTTCTCTTCCTTGGCACCGCCGCACGCCACCAAAACCATCGTCAGACTGAGCACACCTGCAATTACTTTGAACCATTGCTTATTCATCGCATAATTCCCCCTAATTTGATTCTTATATCAACTGTTCGTGATGACGTGAAGATATTCTTGTATCCGCACGTTCACCAGAAAACAGTTTGATAACGTTCTTTGATGTTAGCCTTTGACAGAGCCTACTGTTAAGCCGCTAATGAAATATTTTTGGAAAAATGGGAACACAAGCATCATTGGTCCTGCTGCAAGCACCGCCATGGCCATTCTTGTTGACAAGCTCGGGAATTGTGTCATGTCGATACTTACGTTAACGGATGATAAGTTGTTTGATAAATATTCAATGGTACTCATCACACGATACAGCATCAATTGAAGTGGAATCAGATTTTGGTTGTCGATGAACAGCAAGCCCAGCCACCAGTCGTTCCAATACTGGAAAGAAATAAATAGTCCAATGGTTACCATCGCAGGCAAGGAAAGCGGAATCACCATGGTAAAGAAAATGCGCCATTCGCTTGCTCCGTCCATTTTTGCAGAT
The window above is part of the Paenibacillus sp. FSL K6-0276 genome. Proteins encoded here:
- a CDS encoding aldo/keto reductase — encoded protein: MEYAILGKTGFRVSKIGLGGAPLGGDFGETTDETVTHVIDSALDFGINFIDTAPLYGRGESERRIGKALKGKRGDVILASKAIMRGDPYSYDNTIKSVEESLRRLQTDYIDLIQLHELEQTTYEQAVNETLPAFRKLQEQGKVRAIGVNAGDLELLMPFLREDLVDTIQTYAKYTLVDYTAKDELLPLAKEKNIGVIHGSPLAMGILADRPAPFLRNNKVMLEEAERRMAQLDFLRKSELNGLVEPALRFSLTCPDIAITLVGTTSVKSLDLNTGYCDGRGLSDEEMKKVIGLFPGQRLF
- a CDS encoding heparinase II/III family protein; this encodes MINQLTLKQLKQALEETSHSTNKLYEEAGSSEHWRRISEDPKYSAFWEQLKKGGEERIKEQPLPPQFSEFILFGTTGDRSFYQNKRDHLIAGVHTFSLLVMADKQNPEWVAGLENALWSICNEFTWVLPAHVGLYINQYPHRIWDQPNMPRETVDLASAHIGFTLAEIIHFMGSRLHPWVVERVKAEIERRLFQVYFHDPVPQNWELKTNNWPAVCASSIGAAAIYMEQDSEKLSGMLWRVINVLRGYLSGFDEQGATPEGPAYWQYGFSHFVFFSELLKERTQGRISLLADSKIEQISLFPQFCMLGDGKVVNFSDSPEQVKWNPGLIHRLQSYAPSLQMPELSSLLQPTSNSWIETSRLLLWSPEQTESREAERHKSGSIEERIFEGNQWAISKVIDTEGHFVAFAAKGGYNEEPHNHNDLGHFILHVDGQSVLADMGLGIYTRQYFQPEYRYNQLNAGSHGHSVPIVDGCRQGFGKRYYAELVEHHQTEKEMTFSLDLTQAYDCPSLESLTRHFAWKRAENESPQLLIRDQVSFLAKPNSFQEVFISSTEPVKTAPGQFLLNSVTFFYEENDWRVEVEDVTLDSDTEKGKKFYRMILHCNHPERIMEMTFKFEIHKGNHLAPNLQ
- a CDS encoding ABC transporter substrate-binding protein yields the protein MNKQWFKVIAGVLSLTMVLVACGGAKEEKKTAGEGQQKEELPMVELVWNFPLSAIPQDLDTVQEAVNKITKEKINATVKLKAHTFADYNQKMNTVVASGESYDIAWTANWNWDYLQNQSKGAFLELDDLLNSNAPGLLESMPEFVWDAAKIQGKVYGVPNYQTVTKREGFIIQKRFADKYNLDVNSIKKFEDIEPFLKLIKEGESAEIVPFLNDKYGRFNIMPQSLGMEAITANNIIGVDLKNPETPINLFETEQYKHYLDTMRNWYTKGYVNENAATLKNKNDIIQTGNAAVQFHNVLKPGGEVEAKAANGGNDVIYVPLTEPYASTGTVITTMQAINKNSKNPERAMMFINLLNTDKELYNTISFGVEGKHYTKVSDNVIQVNKDAGYAPNAGWVFGNTFNGYLVEGVDPAVLEETKKANESATKSPLMGFKFDSTPVMAEIANLATVIDQYLPALETGTWDPNEKLKEFQDKLKQAGTDKVMDELAKQIKAWKQTK